The Desulfovibrio sp. Huiquan2017 genome includes a region encoding these proteins:
- a CDS encoding sulfurtransferase TusA family protein gives MSEVVDARGLSCPQPVLDTLAKITAMGSGELEVLVDTEASKENVARAAQGKGWKVESITEEGGEFRLKLLGD, from the coding sequence ATGAGTGAAGTAGTCGATGCGCGGGGCTTGTCCTGCCCCCAACCGGTACTGGATACCCTGGCCAAGATCACGGCCATGGGCTCGGGCGAACTCGAGGTCCTGGTGGACACCGAGGCGTCCAAGGAAAACGTGGCCCGGGCCGCTCAAGGCAAGGGCTGGAAAGTGGAGTCCATCACCGAAGAGGGCGGCGAGTTCCGCCTGAAACTGCTCGGGGACTAG
- the yedE gene encoding YedE family putative selenium transporter yields MTNFFASRKGIVSVGLVIGGLAALLQYLGNPGNMGICVACFERDIAGAVGLHRAGVVQYMRPEIIGFVLGSLAAALMGRDFRPRAGSAPIVRFVLGVFAMIGALVFLGCPWRAILRLAGGDLNALYGIAGLIVGIGIGTLFFRQGYNLGRAQKTYSSVGLIMPLIMAGFLALLFIYPQVADAAKSGVLFYSLKGPGAMHAPLFISLGVGLLVGIIAQRSRFCTMGAFRDLILFKQVHLLSGVIALLAAAFAVNLIFGQFHMGFEGQPVAHTQSLWNFMGMVLAGLCFALAGGCPGRQLFMAGEGDGDAAVFVLGMIVGAGFSHNFGLASSPKGVGPHGIAAVFIGLAICLFIGFTMRKKAA; encoded by the coding sequence ATGACCAACTTTTTTGCCTCGCGGAAAGGCATCGTTTCCGTCGGGCTTGTCATCGGCGGCCTGGCCGCTCTGCTGCAGTACCTGGGCAACCCGGGAAACATGGGCATTTGCGTAGCTTGCTTCGAACGCGACATCGCCGGGGCCGTCGGGCTGCACCGGGCGGGCGTGGTCCAATACATGCGACCGGAAATCATCGGTTTCGTGCTCGGTTCGCTGGCGGCCGCCCTCATGGGCAGGGACTTCCGGCCCAGGGCCGGGTCCGCGCCTATCGTCCGCTTCGTGCTCGGCGTGTTCGCCATGATCGGGGCCCTGGTCTTCCTGGGCTGCCCGTGGCGGGCCATCCTGCGGCTGGCGGGCGGCGACCTGAACGCCCTGTACGGCATCGCCGGGCTGATCGTCGGCATCGGCATCGGCACCCTGTTCTTCCGCCAAGGGTACAACCTGGGCCGCGCCCAGAAGACCTATTCGTCCGTGGGCCTGATCATGCCCTTGATCATGGCCGGATTCCTGGCCCTGCTGTTCATCTATCCCCAGGTGGCCGACGCGGCCAAGTCCGGGGTGCTCTTTTACAGCCTCAAGGGCCCCGGGGCCATGCACGCGCCCCTGTTCATCTCGCTCGGCGTGGGCCTGCTCGTGGGCATCATCGCCCAGCGCAGCCGGTTCTGCACCATGGGCGCCTTCCGCGACCTGATCCTGTTCAAGCAGGTGCACCTGCTCTCGGGCGTCATCGCCCTGCTGGCGGCCGCCTTTGCCGTGAACCTGATCTTCGGTCAGTTCCACATGGGCTTTGAAGGTCAGCCCGTGGCCCACACCCAAAGCCTGTGGAACTTCATGGGCATGGTCCTGGCCGGGTTGTGCTTCGCTCTGGCCGGCGGCTGCCCCGGCAGGCAACTGTTCATGGCCGGTGAAGGCGACGGCGACGCCGCCGTATTCGTCCTCGGCATGATCGTGGGAGCGGGTTTCTCCCACAACTTCGGCCTGGCCAGCTCGCCCAAGGGCGTGGGCCCGCACGGCATCGCGGCCGTGTTCATCGGCCTGGCCATCTGCCTGTTCATCGGTTTCACCATGCGCAAGAAAGCGGCCTAG
- a CDS encoding PA2778 family cysteine peptidase — translation MLHTLSGGGRAAAACLLLLLLALGSGCSLYGGVMPPSPTGAPLTRVHDVPFFPQEEYQCGPAALAMAMTWSGLPAQPDALAPEVYTPASRGSIQPDMITAARRHGRMAYVIHGADQLSAEIDAGNPVIVLQNLGLSWYPVWHYAVVVGLDRDTGDVLLNSGLTRNRRTPWRVFENTWGPEFWGLMVLPPSRLPATVRETEWLDGAVGLERTRQWAAAEQAYAAATARWPQSHDAWIGLGNTRYSLGNADGAATAFLRATEVKPDSGIAFNNLAYVLDELGRHDEALAAARKAVSLGGPQIETFRQTLSDIQD, via the coding sequence ATGCTTCACACCCTTTCAGGCGGCGGCCGTGCGGCTGCCGCCTGTCTCCTGTTGCTGCTCCTGGCCCTGGGGTCGGGATGCAGCCTGTACGGCGGCGTCATGCCGCCTTCGCCCACCGGCGCGCCCCTGACCCGCGTCCACGACGTGCCCTTCTTCCCGCAGGAAGAGTACCAGTGCGGCCCGGCCGCCCTGGCCATGGCCATGACCTGGAGCGGGCTGCCCGCGCAACCGGACGCCCTGGCCCCCGAGGTCTACACCCCGGCAAGCCGGGGAAGCATCCAGCCCGACATGATCACCGCCGCCCGCCGCCACGGGCGCATGGCCTATGTCATCCACGGCGCGGACCAACTGTCCGCCGAGATTGACGCGGGCAACCCGGTCATCGTCCTCCAGAATCTCGGCCTGTCCTGGTATCCGGTCTGGCACTACGCCGTGGTCGTCGGCCTGGACCGCGACACCGGCGATGTCCTGCTCAACTCCGGCCTCACCCGCAACCGGCGCACCCCCTGGCGGGTCTTTGAAAACACCTGGGGCCCGGAGTTCTGGGGCCTCATGGTCCTGCCGCCCTCGCGCCTGCCCGCCACAGTGCGGGAGACCGAATGGCTCGACGGAGCCGTGGGATTGGAGCGGACCAGGCAATGGGCGGCCGCCGAACAGGCCTATGCGGCGGCAACGGCCCGCTGGCCGCAAAGCCACGACGCCTGGATCGGCCTGGGCAACACCCGCTACTCCCTGGGCAACGCCGACGGCGCGGCCACAGCCTTCCTCCGGGCCACCGAGGTCAAGCCGGACAGCGGCATCGCATTCAACAACCTGGCCTACGTCCTGGACGAACTCGGCCGCCACGACGAGGCGCTCGCCGCCGCGCGCAAGGCCGTGTCCCTGGGCGGCCCGCAGATCGAGACCTTCAGGCAGACCCTGTCCGACATTCAGGATTAG
- a CDS encoding PA2779 family protein, with protein sequence MCNKFSKSVCLFVVLALLTLNVSAARAGLVSTEAAMAANRNAENRAMVLAQLQRDDVRQVLESKGLSVSEVEQRVSALSDAEINRIAEHVNDLPAGGGFFGVLVGAALLVFIILLITDMAGATDVFPFVKKAN encoded by the coding sequence ATGTGCAATAAGTTCAGCAAATCCGTCTGCCTGTTTGTGGTCCTGGCCCTGCTCACCCTGAATGTGTCGGCGGCCAGAGCCGGGCTTGTGTCCACCGAGGCCGCCATGGCGGCCAACCGCAACGCGGAAAACCGCGCCATGGTCCTGGCCCAGCTCCAGCGCGACGATGTGCGTCAGGTCCTGGAAAGCAAGGGCCTGTCCGTGTCCGAGGTGGAACAGCGCGTCAGCGCCCTGTCCGACGCCGAGATCAACCGCATTGCGGAGCATGTGAACGACCTGCCCGCGGGCGGCGGCTTCTTCGGCGTCCTGGTCGGAGCCGCGCTCCTGGTCTTCATCATCCTGCTCATTACCGACATGGCCGGTGCCACGGACGTCTTCCCGTTCGTGAAGAAGGCCAATTAA
- the rlmN gene encoding 23S rRNA (adenine(2503)-C(2))-methyltransferase RlmN, whose protein sequence is MHNLIELNKNDLEAFVAEDLKEPRYRAEQIWQWLWQKRVRGVEAMTNLSKSLREKLASMATIAWPEIAQVAESRDGTIKFLLRLSDGKLIETVLIPMQDRYSQCLSTQVGCAMACTFCNTGKLGFERNLTYGEIMGQILVGRQYLADRGMNELKNLVFMGMGEPLLNLDTLVRVLTDLPCERGLSLSWRRSMVSTVGFPDKLKILGDLEIALPAISLHAPTQELRARIMPKAAKVHLDDLMAALAAYPMRPRERITFEYLLLKDVNDSMEHADQLAKLIDRKKGKINLIAYNATEGMPYGAPDRDRVEAFEKRLWDHGLTAFIRRSMGADIKAACGQLKADSLEKGTVPPVS, encoded by the coding sequence ATGCATAATCTTATCGAGCTGAACAAGAACGACCTCGAGGCCTTTGTGGCCGAAGACCTCAAGGAACCCCGCTACCGGGCCGAACAGATCTGGCAATGGCTGTGGCAAAAGCGCGTGCGCGGCGTGGAGGCCATGACCAACCTGTCCAAGTCGCTGCGCGAGAAGCTGGCCTCCATGGCGACCATCGCCTGGCCGGAGATCGCCCAGGTGGCCGAGAGCCGGGACGGGACCATCAAATTCTTGCTGAGGCTTTCCGACGGCAAGCTCATCGAGACGGTGCTCATCCCCATGCAGGACCGCTATTCCCAATGCCTGTCCACCCAGGTGGGCTGCGCCATGGCCTGCACGTTCTGCAACACCGGCAAGCTCGGCTTCGAGCGCAATCTGACCTACGGCGAGATCATGGGCCAGATTCTGGTGGGCCGCCAATATCTGGCCGACCGGGGGATGAATGAGCTCAAGAACCTCGTGTTCATGGGCATGGGCGAACCGCTGCTGAATCTCGACACGCTCGTCCGGGTCCTGACGGACCTGCCGTGCGAACGCGGCCTGTCCCTGTCCTGGCGGCGGTCCATGGTCTCCACCGTGGGCTTTCCGGACAAGCTCAAGATTCTGGGGGACCTGGAAATCGCCTTGCCCGCCATCTCCCTGCACGCGCCCACCCAGGAGCTGCGCGCGCGGATCATGCCCAAGGCGGCCAAGGTCCACCTGGACGACCTCATGGCCGCGCTTGCGGCCTATCCCATGCGTCCGCGCGAGCGGATCACCTTCGAATACCTGCTGCTCAAGGACGTCAATGACTCCATGGAGCACGCGGACCAACTGGCGAAACTCATCGACCGCAAAAAGGGCAAGATCAACCTCATCGCCTACAACGCCACCGAGGGGATGCCCTACGGCGCGCCGGACCGCGACCGGGTCGAGGCCTTTGAAAAGCGGCTGTGGGACCACGGCCTGACCGCTTTCATCCGCCGCTCCATGGGGGCCGACATCAAGGCGGCCTGCGGCCAGCTCAAGGCCGACAGCCTCGAAAAAGGAACGGTCCCTCCGGTCTCCTGA
- a CDS encoding transporter substrate-binding domain-containing protein produces MPLRSAHRPAVPAAHRQRALLAALCVLCALCAPALSPGPARAEPIRLTVGVESIDYPPYGSFRNGDYEGFARDLLDSFAIEYGYTMAYVPLPVKRLYQEYLEGRSLDLKFPDSPTWHPSRRKGLQIAYSVPICSFTDGILVKPENVGKGMQVIKTLGILAGFEPWLLDPPIDSRTIRISENLTISGLLSKGIRGRVDGVYACVQAARHLLTTMGIRDKLVYDPSLPHVDGVYRLSSIRRPRVMRQFDEFMNTRSQLVNSLRRKHGLDR; encoded by the coding sequence ATGCCTCTCCGATCCGCACATCGCCCCGCCGTCCCGGCCGCGCACCGCCAACGGGCTCTGCTCGCCGCGCTCTGCGTCCTCTGCGCACTCTGCGCCCCGGCGCTGTCGCCCGGCCCGGCCCGGGCCGAACCCATCCGGCTGACCGTGGGGGTGGAAAGCATCGACTACCCGCCCTACGGCTCCTTCCGAAACGGCGACTACGAGGGCTTCGCCCGCGATCTTCTGGATTCCTTCGCCATCGAATACGGCTACACCATGGCCTACGTGCCCCTGCCGGTAAAACGGCTCTACCAGGAATACCTGGAGGGTCGCTCCCTGGACTTGAAATTTCCGGATTCCCCAACCTGGCATCCGTCCCGGCGCAAGGGGCTGCAAATCGCGTATTCCGTCCCGATCTGCTCATTCACCGACGGCATCCTGGTCAAGCCCGAGAACGTGGGCAAGGGCATGCAGGTGATCAAGACCCTGGGCATCCTCGCCGGATTCGAGCCGTGGCTGCTCGATCCGCCCATCGACTCCAGGACCATCCGGATATCGGAAAACCTGACCATCTCCGGGCTGCTGAGCAAGGGAATCCGAGGCAGGGTGGACGGCGTCTACGCCTGCGTGCAGGCGGCCCGCCACCTGCTGACGACCATGGGCATTCGGGACAAGCTGGTCTACGACCCCTCGCTGCCGCACGTGGACGGCGTCTACCGGCTGTCCTCCATCAGACGCCCCCGGGTCATGCGGCAGTTCGACGAATTCATGAACACCCGTTCCCAGTTGGTGAACAGCCTGCGCCGCAAGCACGGCCTGGACCGTTAA